In Oryctolagus cuniculus unplaced genomic scaffold, mOryCun1.1 SCAFFOLD_85, whole genome shotgun sequence, one DNA window encodes the following:
- the LOC127492455 gene encoding vomeronasal type-1 receptor 90-like, which translates to MSTNNILFHFIAIRNAFFLEVSIGITANAFLLHFHILWFFLKHRPRPTDMTIGHLALIHMVMLSIVGVIAADIYATQELWDNFTCKVIIYLHQVMRGLSLRATCLLSILQAITLSPRSSFLAKFKHTASHHIMCGFLFLWVFNLSISAHFLISTIATTNHTSNSLLFVTKCCSLRPLSYLPRYTFYVTAIFRDVPLLGLMALSSGYMVTLLCRHKRRSQHLHSTSLSPRASPEHRATQTILLLMSIFVLLYLLDCIVFSFSGMWWKIDPVHLCLQMLVGNGYATIGPLVLISTENQMIQLFKSIWEKESKLLLVQE; encoded by the coding sequence ATGAGTACAAACaatatactttttcattttattgccaTAAGAAATGCGTTTTTCTTGGAAGTCAGCATTGGGATCACAGCCAATGCCTTCCTTCTTCACTTCCACATCCTCTGGTTCTTTCTCAAGCACAGGCCCAGGCCCACTGACATGACCATTGGGCACCTGGCCCTCATCCACATGGTGATGCTCAGCATTGTAGGGGTCATAGCTGCAGACATCTATGCGACTCAGGAGTTATGGGACAACTTCACTTGTAAAGTCATCATCTACTTGCACCAGGTGATGCGGGGCCTCTCCCTGCGTGCCACCTGCCTGCTGAGCATCCTCCAAGCCatcaccctcagccccaggagctcctTTTTAGCAAAGTTCAAGCACACAGCATCACACCACATTATGTGTGGGTTTCTCTTCCTGTGGGTCTTCAATTTGTCCATCAGTGCTCATTTCTTAATCTCCACTATTGCCACCACAAATCATACATCCAACAGTCTTTTGTTTGTCACTAAGTGCTGCTCTCTTAGGCCCCTGAGCTACTTACCCAGGTATACTTTTTATGTAACTGCTATCTTCAGGGATGTCCCCCTGCTAGGGCTCATGGCCCTCTCAAGTGGGTACATGGTGACCCTCCTGTGCAGGCACAAGAGGCGGTCCCAGCACCTTCACAGCACCAGTCTCTCTCCAAGAGcctccccagagcacagggccacCCAGACCATTCTGCTGCTCATGAGCATCTTTGTGCTCCTGTACTTGTTGGACTGCATCGTGTTCTCATTCTCAGGGATGTGGTGGAAAATTGATCCAGTTCACCTCTGCCTCCAGATGTTGGTTGGCAATGGCTATGCCACCATTGGACCTCTGGTGCTCATCAGTACTGAAAATCAAATGATCCAGCTTTTCAAATCCATATGGGAGAAGGAAAGTAAGCTTTTACTTGTTCAGGAATAA